A part of Escherichia marmotae genomic DNA contains:
- a CDS encoding LacI family DNA-binding transcriptional regulator: protein MKPVTLYDVAEYAGVSYQTVSRVVNQANHVSAKTREKVEAAMAALNYIPNRVAQQLAGKQSLLIGVATSSLALHAPSQIVAAIKSRADQLGASVVVSMVEGSGVEACKAAVHNLLAQRVSGLVINYPLDEQDAIAVEAACGNVPVLFLDASDRSPVNSIIFSYDDGTRLGVEHLVELGHQQIALLAGPLSSVSARLRLAGWHKYLGHNQLKPIAELEGDWSAISGFQQTMQMLNEGIIPTAMLVANDQMALGAMRAITESGLRVGADISVVGYDDTEDSSCYIPPLTTIKQDFRLLGQTSVDRLLQFSQGQAVKGNQLLPVSLVKRKTTQPPNAQAASPRELADSLMQLARQISRLETGQ from the coding sequence GTGAAACCAGTAACGCTATACGATGTCGCTGAGTATGCCGGTGTGTCTTATCAGACCGTTTCCCGCGTGGTGAATCAGGCCAACCACGTTTCTGCGAAAACACGGGAAAAAGTGGAAGCGGCAATGGCAGCGCTGAATTACATTCCCAACCGTGTGGCACAGCAACTGGCAGGCAAACAGTCGTTGCTGATTGGCGTTGCCACGTCCAGTCTGGCTCTGCACGCACCGTCACAAATTGTCGCGGCAATAAAATCCCGCGCCGATCAACTGGGAGCTAGCGTCGTAGTCTCGATGGTGGAAGGAAGCGGCGTCGAAGCCTGTAAAGCGGCGGTACACAATCTTCTCGCGCAACGCGTCAGCGGTCTTGTCATCAACTACCCGCTGGATGAGCAAGATGCCATTGCTGTGGAAGCCGCCTGTGGTAACGTGCCCGTTTTGTTTCTTGACGCCTCTGACAGGTCACCCGTCAACAGTATTATTTTTTCCTATGACGACGGTACGCGGCTGGGCGTGGAGCATCTGGTCGAGTTGGGTCACCAGCAAATCGCGCTGTTAGCCGGTCCATTAAGTTCTGTCTCGGCGCGTCTGCGCCTGGCAGGCTGGCATAAATATCTCGGCCACAATCAACTTAAGCCAATAGCAGAGCTTGAAGGTGACTGGAGCGCAATATCGGGTTTTCAGCAAACCATGCAGATGCTGAATGAGGGCATCATCCCCACCGCAATGCTGGTTGCTAACGATCAGATGGCGCTGGGCGCAATGCGCGCCATTACCGAGTCCGGGCTGCGCGTCGGTGCGGATATCTCGGTTGTGGGATACGACGATACCGAAGATAGCTCGTGTTATATCCCACCGCTCACCACCATCAAACAGGATTTTCGCCTGCTGGGACAAACCAGCGTGGATCGCTTGCTGCAATTCTCCCAGGGCCAGGCGGTGAAGGGAAATCAGCTATTACCCGTGTCACTGGTTAAACGAAAAACCACGCAACCTCCGAACGCGCAAGCAGCCTCTCCCCGCGAATTGGCCGATTCTTTAATGCAACTGGCGCGACAAATTTCCCGACTAGAAACCGGACAGTGA
- the lacY gene encoding lactose permease: MFYLKNTNFWMFGLFFFFCFFIMGAYFTFFPIWLHDINHISKSDTGIIFAAISLFSLLFQPLFGLLSDKLGLRKYLLWIITVMLMMFAPFFIFIFGPLLQYNIILGSIVGGIYLGFCFNAGAPAVEAFIEKVSRRSNFEFGRARMFGCVGWALCASIVGIMFTINNHFVFWLGSGCALILAVLLFFAKTDAPSSATVANAVGANHSAFSLKLALELFKQPKLWFLSLYVIGVSCTYDVFDQQFANFFTSFFTTGEQGTRVFGYVTTMGELLNASIMFFAPLIINRIGGKNALLLAGTIMSVRIIGSSFATSALEVVILKTLHMFEVPFLLVGCFKYITSQFEVRFSATIYLVCFCFFKQLAMIFMSVLAGNMYESIGFQGAYLVLGLVALGFTLISVFTLSGPGPLSLLRRQVNEVA; this comes from the coding sequence ATGTTCTATCTAAAAAACACAAACTTTTGGATGTTCGGCTTATTCTTTTTCTTTTGCTTTTTTATCATGGGGGCCTATTTCACGTTTTTCCCGATTTGGCTACATGACATCAACCATATCAGCAAAAGTGATACTGGCATTATTTTTGCTGCTATTTCTCTGTTCTCCCTGTTATTTCAACCGTTGTTTGGTCTGCTTTCTGACAAACTCGGGCTGCGCAAATATCTGCTATGGATTATTACCGTCATGTTAATGATGTTTGCGCCGTTCTTTATTTTTATCTTTGGCCCACTGTTACAATACAATATTATATTAGGTTCGATTGTTGGCGGCATTTATCTTGGCTTCTGTTTTAACGCGGGTGCACCGGCAGTAGAAGCATTTATCGAGAAGGTCAGCCGTCGCAGTAATTTCGAATTTGGTCGCGCGCGGATGTTTGGTTGCGTTGGCTGGGCGCTGTGTGCCTCAATTGTCGGCATCATGTTCACCATCAATAACCACTTTGTCTTCTGGCTGGGTTCCGGCTGTGCGCTCATCCTCGCCGTTCTGCTTTTTTTCGCCAAAACAGATGCACCTTCTTCCGCCACGGTTGCCAATGCCGTAGGTGCAAATCATTCCGCATTTAGTCTTAAACTGGCGCTGGAGTTGTTCAAACAACCGAAACTGTGGTTTTTATCGCTGTATGTTATTGGTGTTTCCTGCACCTACGATGTTTTTGACCAACAGTTTGCTAATTTCTTTACTTCGTTTTTCACCACTGGTGAACAGGGTACGCGAGTATTTGGCTATGTCACAACAATGGGTGAATTACTTAACGCTTCGATTATGTTCTTTGCACCACTGATTATTAATCGCATCGGTGGGAAAAATGCCCTGCTGCTGGCTGGCACCATTATGTCTGTGCGTATTATTGGCTCATCGTTCGCCACCTCGGCGCTGGAAGTGGTTATTCTAAAAACGCTGCATATGTTTGAAGTACCGTTCCTGCTGGTGGGCTGCTTTAAATATATTACCAGCCAGTTTGAAGTGCGTTTTTCGGCAACAATTTATCTGGTCTGTTTCTGCTTCTTTAAACAACTGGCGATGATTTTCATGTCTGTTCTGGCGGGCAATATGTATGAAAGCATCGGTTTCCAGGGCGCTTATCTGGTGCTGGGTCTGGTGGCGCTGGGCTTTACCTTAATTTCCGTATTCACGCTTAGCGGCCCAGGCCCGCTTTCCTTGCTGCGTCGGCAGGTGAACGAAGTCGCTTAA
- a CDS encoding MBL fold metallo-hydrolase — protein sequence MKITQIRNATQIIQYAGKTFLIDPLLSPKGSYPGFAGTARAEIRNPTVELPCDLTTLLNVDALIVTHLHEDHWDETASRVVPKDKLIYVQNEQDAESLHKQGFTHLTVLTDETKFGDITLHKTTGQHGSDRTYADPAMAKRLGAACGVVFRHPTEKTLYLAGDTLWRDDVEATMLTFQPEVVVLNAGFAHVLGHGAIIMGAEDILKTHFTLPEAQIVATHMEAINHCLLTRDALKEYARDNQIIEFVNVPEDGETLTF from the coding sequence ATGAAAATTACTCAAATTCGTAATGCCACCCAAATTATCCAATACGCTGGCAAAACATTTCTTATCGACCCGTTACTCTCGCCAAAAGGAAGTTATCCGGGTTTTGCCGGAACGGCACGCGCAGAAATCCGCAATCCAACGGTAGAATTACCGTGTGATTTAACAACGTTACTCAACGTTGACGCCCTAATCGTGACCCATTTGCATGAAGATCACTGGGACGAAACAGCCTCCCGCGTTGTCCCCAAAGATAAACTGATTTATGTGCAAAATGAGCAAGATGCTGAATCACTGCATAAACAAGGATTTACGCATCTTACCGTACTTACCGACGAGACTAAATTTGGCGATATAACTCTGCATAAAACGACAGGGCAGCACGGCTCCGATCGCACCTATGCCGACCCGGCTATGGCGAAGCGTTTAGGCGCAGCCTGCGGCGTTGTTTTCCGGCATCCGACAGAGAAAACGCTCTATCTGGCTGGCGATACCCTCTGGCGTGACGACGTCGAGGCTACAATGCTAACTTTCCAACCAGAAGTGGTTGTGTTGAATGCCGGATTTGCGCATGTTCTGGGGCATGGTGCGATAATTATGGGAGCAGAAGATATTCTCAAAACACATTTTACCCTGCCAGAAGCGCAAATTGTCGCGACACATATGGAGGCCATAAACCACTGTTTGCTGACGCGTGATGCGCTCAAGGAATACGCCAGAGATAATCAAATTATCGAATTTGTGAACGTACCAGAAGATGGTGAAACGTTGACATTCTAA
- the lacA gene encoding galactoside O-acetyltransferase, protein MNMPMTERVKAGKLFTDMCEGLPEKRLRGKALMYEFNHSHPSEVEKRESLIKEMFATVGENAWIEPPVYFSYGSNIHIGRNFYANFNLTIVDDHTVTIGDNVLIAPNVTLSVTGHPVHHELRKNGEMYSFPITIGNNVWIGSHVVINPGVTVGENSVIGAGSVVTKDIPPNVVAAGVPCRVIREINERDKQYYYKDYKVES, encoded by the coding sequence ATGAACATGCCAATGACCGAAAGAGTAAAAGCAGGAAAGTTATTTACCGATATGTGCGAAGGTTTACCTGAAAAAAGACTTCGTGGGAAAGCGTTGATGTATGAGTTTAATCACTCACATCCATCGGAAGTTGAAAAAAGGGAAAGCCTGATTAAAGAAATGTTTGCCACGGTAGGAGAAAATGCCTGGATAGAACCACCTGTTTATTTCTCTTATGGTTCCAACATCCATATAGGCCGCAATTTTTACGCAAATTTCAATTTAACCATCGTCGATGACCACACAGTCACTATCGGTGATAACGTACTGATTGCCCCCAACGTTACCCTTTCCGTTACCGGGCACCCTGTACACCATGAATTGAGAAAAAACGGAGAGATGTACTCTTTTCCGATAACGATTGGCAATAATGTCTGGATTGGGAGTCATGTGGTCATTAATCCAGGCGTCACCGTCGGAGAAAACTCTGTTATTGGCGCGGGCAGTGTCGTAACAAAAGACATTCCGCCAAATGTCGTTGCTGCAGGCGTTCCCTGTCGGGTTATTCGCGAAATAAACGAGCGTGATAAACAGTATTATTACAAAGATTATAAAGTTGAATCTTAA
- the codA gene encoding cytosine/isoguanine deaminase, whose translation MSNNALQTIINARLPGKEGLWQIHLQDGKISAIDAQSGVMPVTENSLDAEKGLVLPPFVEPHIHLDTTQTAGQPNWNQSGTLFEGIERWAERKALLTHDDVKQRAWQTLKWQIANGIQHVRTHVDVSDATLTALKAMLEVKQEVAPWIDLQIVAFPQEGILSYPNGEELLEEALRLGADVVGAIPHFEFTREYGVESLHKTFALAQKYDRLIDVHCDEIDDEQSRFVETVAALAHREGMGARVTASHTTAMHSYNGAYTSRLFRLLKMSGINFVANPLVNIHLQGRFDTYPKRRGITRVKEMLESGINVCFGHDDVFEPWYPLGTANMLQVLHMGLHVCQLMGYGQINDGLNLITHHSARTLNLQDYGVSAGNSANLIILPAENGFDALRRQVPVRYSVRGGKVIASTQPAQTTVYLDQPEAIDYKR comes from the coding sequence CGGAAAAATCAGCGCCATTGATGCGCAATCCGGCGTCATGCCCGTGACTGAAAACAGTCTGGATGCTGAGAAAGGTTTAGTTTTACCGCCGTTTGTGGAACCGCATATTCACCTGGACACCACGCAAACTGCCGGGCAACCGAACTGGAATCAGTCCGGCACGCTGTTTGAAGGCATTGAACGCTGGGCCGAGCGCAAAGCGTTATTAACCCATGACGACGTTAAGCAACGCGCCTGGCAAACGCTGAAATGGCAGATTGCCAACGGCATTCAACATGTGCGTACCCATGTAGATGTCTCCGACGCAACCCTGACTGCACTGAAAGCGATGCTGGAAGTGAAGCAGGAAGTCGCGCCGTGGATTGACCTGCAAATCGTCGCCTTCCCGCAGGAAGGGATTTTGTCGTATCCCAACGGTGAAGAGTTGCTGGAAGAGGCGCTACGCCTGGGAGCTGACGTAGTGGGGGCGATTCCGCATTTTGAATTTACCCGCGAATACGGCGTGGAGTCGCTGCATAAAACCTTCGCGCTGGCGCAAAAATACGACCGCCTGATCGATGTTCACTGCGATGAGATAGACGATGAGCAGTCGCGTTTTGTCGAAACTGTTGCCGCGCTGGCGCACCGTGAAGGAATGGGCGCGCGCGTCACCGCCAGCCACACCACCGCAATGCACTCTTATAACGGGGCGTATACTTCGCGTTTGTTCCGCTTGCTGAAAATGTCCGGCATTAACTTTGTTGCCAATCCGCTGGTCAATATTCATCTGCAAGGACGTTTTGATACTTATCCAAAACGTCGCGGCATTACGCGCGTCAAAGAGATGCTGGAGTCCGGCATTAACGTCTGCTTTGGTCACGATGATGTCTTCGAACCGTGGTATCCGCTGGGAACGGCGAATATGCTGCAAGTGCTGCATATGGGGCTGCATGTTTGCCAGTTGATGGGCTACGGGCAGATTAACGATGGTCTGAATTTAATCACCCATCATAGTGCCAGAACGCTCAATTTACAGGATTATGGTGTTTCCGCTGGAAACAGCGCCAACCTGATTATCCTGCCTGCAGAAAATGGGTTTGACGCGCTGCGTCGTCAGGTTCCGGTACGTTATTCGGTACGTGGCGGTAAGGTGATTGCCAGTACACAACCGGCACAAACCACTGTATATCTGGATCAGCCGGAAGCCATTGACTACAAACGGTAA
- a CDS encoding DNA-binding transcriptional regulator: MQKDEQAEYKTVRGLTRGLMLLNMLNKLDGGASVGLLAELSGLHRTTVRRLLETLQEEGYVRRSTSDDSFRLTIKVRQLSEGFRDEQWISALAAPLLGDLLREVVWPTDVSTLDVDAMVVRETTHRFSRLSFHRAMVGRRLPLLKTASGLTWLAFCPEQERKELIEMLTARPGDDYQLAREPLKLEAILARAREEGYGQNYRCWDQEEKIASIAVPLRSEQRVIGCLNLVYMASAMTIEQAAEKHLPALQRVAKQIEEGVESQAILVAGRRSGVHLR; encoded by the coding sequence ATGCAGAAAGATGAGCAGGCGGAATACAAAACCGTGCGCGGCTTAACCCGCGGTCTAATGTTATTAAATATGTTAAATAAACTCGATGGCGGTGCCAGCGTCGGGCTGTTGGCGGAGCTCAGCGGCCTACATCGCACCACTGTGCGGCGACTGCTGGAAACGCTGCAGGAAGAGGGATATGTCCGCCGCAGTACCTCCGATGACAGTTTTCGTCTGACCATCAAAGTGCGGCAATTAAGCGAAGGATTTCGTGACGAACAATGGATTTCTGCACTGGCGGCCCCGCTACTGGGCGATCTGTTGCGCGAAGTGGTATGGCCGACAGATGTGTCCACGCTGGATGTTGACGCAATGGTAGTACGCGAAACCACCCACCGTTTCAGCCGGTTATCCTTTCACCGGGCGATGGTCGGGCGACGTTTACCGCTGCTGAAAACCGCCTCAGGACTGACCTGGCTGGCCTTTTGCCCGGAACAAGAACGCAAGGAGTTAATCGAAATGTTAACCGCCCGCCCCGGTGATGACTATCAACTGGCACGAGAACCGTTAAAGCTGGAAGCCATTCTGGCACGCGCGCGCGAAGAGGGTTACGGACAGAACTACCGCTGCTGGGATCAGGAAGAGAAGATCGCCTCCATTGCCGTGCCCCTACGCAGTGAACAACGGGTGATTGGCTGTCTGAATCTGGTGTATATGGCGAGCGCAATGACCATCGAACAGGCAGCGGAAAAGCATCTTCCGGCGCTGCAACGGGTGGCAAAACAGATCGAAGAAGGTGTGGAATCGCAGGCTATTCTGGTGGCCGGACGGCGAAGCGGCGTGCATTTACGCTAG